A single genomic interval of Sceloporus undulatus isolate JIND9_A2432 ecotype Alabama chromosome 2, SceUnd_v1.1, whole genome shotgun sequence harbors:
- the LOC121923801 gene encoding E3 ubiquitin-protein ligase TRIM17-like, giving the protein MAGASAVADRDPIKDLCEEATCSVCLEYFKDPVSTECGHNFCQACLTQCWKESGFAEISCPQCREKVLQRNLRPNRQLANVVEIAKKLSFQGGRSQEAEEKWRGCKKHQEPFKLFCTHHRAPICVVCDKAKEHKYHKVIPLDEASKAYKIATDP; this is encoded by the coding sequence ATGGCTGGTGCTTCTGCTGTTGCTGATAGGGATCCCATCAAGGATCTCTGTGAGGAAGCCACCTGTTCTGTTTGCCTGGAATATTTCAAGGATCCAGTGAGCACAGAGTGTGGGCACAATTTCTGCCAAGCCTGCCTGACCCAGTGCTGGAAGGAATCTGGCTTTGCGGAGATCTCCTGTCCTCAGTGCAGAGAAAAAGTTTTGCAAAGGAACCTCAGGCCCAATCGGCAGCTGGCTAATGTGGTGGAGATAGCCAAGAAACTGAGTTTTCagggaggaaggagccaggaggCAGAAGAAAAATGGAGAGGCTGCAAGAAGCACCAGGAGCCCTTCAAGCTCTTCTGTACGCACCACAGAGCTCCCATCTGTGTGGTGTGTGACAAGGCAAAGGAGCACAAATATCACAAGGTGATTCCTCTGGATGAGGCCTCGAAAGCATACAAG